In the Streptomyces fradiae ATCC 10745 = DSM 40063 genome, one interval contains:
- a CDS encoding peptidoglycan-binding domain-containing protein: protein MPGPGAFDPLRIRPYVNLQPPPATGTPPPPPPDPAAGGYGAQAYGAGGGTGAEAYGTAPGGTAPHGPGRGGPASGGVPLPPQAPLPHGCLRPAPDVETTAPLHLGAVAAAGSGQPGAYPGPAHPDPAGFPGTTGGTGFPGPTGGTGSPSPAGATRFADTEAYGTDITPGTPLTTGAPVVPGPRRSRRREDVRRRGGRGRPGAVVAAVAAVVAVAGTVAFVGGLFDGDGTSDRVAPNPSAPPWPSPDGVTSPSPDPSASVPPRTSEGPTAAPTSPDGSASRPSAAPSPYATRTVRPSTAPAPRTEESAPARPGPRPEDSRPGAGADTDDGTDGATLSRGDRGEEVLGLQQRLRSIGFYDNAMNGRYDKNVERAVAAYQQRRGIGGDSPGVYGPETRRALEGETGG from the coding sequence GTGCCCGGACCTGGCGCGTTCGACCCCCTGCGGATACGCCCGTACGTGAACCTCCAGCCGCCGCCGGCCACCGGGACCCCGCCTCCGCCCCCGCCGGACCCGGCTGCCGGCGGGTACGGCGCGCAGGCGTACGGCGCGGGGGGCGGGACCGGCGCGGAGGCGTACGGCACGGCACCGGGCGGGACGGCTCCGCACGGGCCGGGCCGGGGCGGCCCGGCCTCCGGCGGGGTGCCGCTGCCCCCGCAGGCCCCCCTGCCGCACGGCTGCCTCCGCCCGGCGCCGGACGTGGAGACCACGGCCCCGCTGCACCTCGGGGCGGTCGCGGCGGCCGGCTCCGGGCAGCCGGGGGCGTATCCGGGCCCGGCGCACCCGGACCCGGCGGGCTTCCCGGGCACCACCGGAGGTACCGGCTTCCCGGGCCCCACCGGAGGTACCGGCTCCCCGAGTCCCGCCGGCGCCACCCGCTTCGCGGACACGGAGGCGTACGGCACGGACATCACACCCGGCACCCCTCTCACGACGGGCGCGCCCGTCGTGCCCGGCCCGCGCCGTTCGCGGCGGCGGGAGGACGTACGGCGGCGGGGCGGGCGCGGGCGCCCGGGCGCGGTCGTCGCGGCGGTGGCGGCGGTCGTCGCGGTGGCCGGCACGGTGGCGTTCGTGGGCGGCCTGTTCGACGGGGACGGCACCTCCGACCGGGTGGCGCCGAACCCGAGCGCCCCGCCGTGGCCGTCGCCGGACGGCGTGACGAGCCCGTCGCCGGACCCCTCCGCCAGCGTCCCGCCCCGCACCTCCGAGGGCCCCACCGCCGCGCCCACCTCGCCGGACGGCTCCGCCTCCCGGCCGTCCGCGGCGCCCTCGCCGTACGCGACACGGACGGTGAGGCCCTCGACGGCGCCGGCGCCCCGGACGGAGGAGAGCGCCCCGGCACGGCCGGGCCCCCGCCCCGAGGACTCGCGCCCCGGAGCGGGCGCCGACACGGACGACGGCACGGACGGCGCCACCCTGAGCCGGGGGGACCGGGGCGAGGAGGTGCTGGGGCTCCAGCAGCGGCTGCGCTCGATCGGCTTCTACGACAACGCGATGAACGGCCGCTACGACAAGAACGTCGAGCGCGCCGTCGCCGCCTACCAGCAGCGGCGCGGGATCGGGGGCGACTCCCCCGGCGTGTACGGCCCGGAGACCCGCAGGGCGCTGGAGGGCGAGACGGGCGGCTGA
- a CDS encoding HAD-IA family hydrolase has protein sequence MPATASAPNDPNVLTAHALLLDMDGTLVNSDAVVERVWRRWALRHGLDPDAALKVVHGRQGYATMALLLPDRPMEQNHAENRELLAEETADLDGVVPVPGAPAFLAAVAALPHALVTSADAALAAARMGAAGLPMPELRVTAECVSASKPDPEGFLKGAAELGFAPADCVVFEDSEAGVAAGRAAGMRVVGVGPRAAAYAPDLHVPDLTRLRVEVTADGVIRLGATA, from the coding sequence ATGCCGGCCACCGCTTCCGCCCCGAACGACCCGAACGTCCTGACCGCCCACGCGCTGCTGCTCGACATGGACGGGACGCTCGTGAACTCGGACGCGGTGGTGGAGCGCGTCTGGCGGCGGTGGGCGCTGCGCCACGGGCTGGACCCGGACGCGGCCCTGAAGGTGGTGCACGGCCGCCAGGGGTACGCCACGATGGCGCTCCTGCTGCCCGACCGCCCGATGGAGCAGAACCACGCGGAGAACCGCGAACTGCTGGCCGAGGAGACCGCCGACCTCGACGGCGTGGTCCCCGTGCCGGGTGCGCCCGCGTTCCTGGCGGCCGTCGCCGCGCTGCCGCACGCCCTGGTGACCTCGGCCGACGCCGCGCTGGCGGCGGCCCGGATGGGCGCCGCGGGGCTGCCGATGCCGGAGCTGCGGGTGACCGCCGAGTGCGTGAGCGCCAGCAAGCCGGACCCGGAGGGCTTCCTGAAGGGCGCGGCGGAGCTGGGCTTCGCCCCGGCCGACTGCGTGGTGTTCGAGGACTCCGAGGCGGGGGTCGCGGCCGGGCGGGCCGCGGGGATGCGCGTCGTGGGCGTGGGGCCCCGCGCCGCGGCCTACGCCCCCGACCTGCACGTACCGGACCTGACGCGGCTGCGCGTCGAGGTGACCGCGGACGGCGTGATCCGGCTCGGCGCCACGGCCTGA
- a CDS encoding TMEM165/GDT1 family protein, giving the protein MLSLTIMAITFGVVFLAELPDKTALAGLMLGTRYRASYVFAGVAAAFVVHVALAVAAGSVLTLLPQRLVQAFVGVLFLAGAAMLLLKKDDDEDEKIKAPADQSFWKVSGAGFMLILVAEFGDLTQIMTANLAARYDDPLSVGLGAVLALWAVAGIGILGGRTLMKYVPLRLITKVAAALMLALAGFSLYEAVSG; this is encoded by the coding sequence GTGCTCAGCCTCACGATCATGGCGATCACCTTCGGTGTCGTCTTCCTCGCCGAACTGCCCGACAAGACCGCCCTCGCCGGCCTCATGCTGGGCACCCGCTACCGCGCCTCGTACGTCTTCGCGGGCGTCGCCGCCGCCTTCGTCGTCCACGTCGCCCTCGCCGTCGCCGCGGGCAGCGTCCTCACCCTGCTGCCGCAGCGGCTGGTGCAGGCGTTCGTCGGCGTGCTGTTCCTCGCGGGCGCGGCGATGCTGCTGCTGAAGAAGGACGACGACGAGGACGAGAAGATCAAGGCCCCGGCCGACCAGTCGTTCTGGAAGGTCTCCGGGGCGGGCTTCATGCTGATCCTCGTCGCGGAGTTCGGCGACCTGACGCAGATCATGACCGCGAACCTGGCCGCCCGCTACGACGACCCGCTCTCCGTCGGACTCGGCGCCGTCCTCGCCCTGTGGGCCGTCGCCGGGATCGGCATCCTCGGCGGGCGGACGCTGATGAAGTACGTGCCGCTGCGGCTCATCACCAAGGTCGCGGCGGCCCTGATGCTCGCCCTGGCGGGCTTCAGCCTGTACGAGGCCGTGAGCGGCTGA
- a CDS encoding HNH endonuclease family protein — translation MSRVYARRLARRVTVLASTAALALTGLLVTAPAAQAAPPTPVSAATARSYLGQLTVRAEGSSSGYSRDMFPHWITQSGTCNTREVVLKRDGVNVVQDANCAATSGSWYSPYDGATWYAASDVDIDHVVPLAEAWRSGASSWTTTQRRSFANDLTRPQLIAVTDNVNQAKGDKDPGDWMPPRTAYHCTYARMWVHVKYEWNLAVDSAEKSALQSVLNGC, via the coding sequence ATGTCCCGTGTCTACGCGCGTCGACTGGCGCGCCGCGTCACCGTGCTCGCCTCGACCGCCGCCCTCGCCCTCACCGGCCTGCTGGTCACGGCGCCCGCCGCCCAGGCGGCCCCGCCCACCCCGGTCAGCGCCGCCACCGCGCGCTCCTACCTGGGCCAGCTCACCGTCCGGGCGGAAGGTTCCTCCAGCGGCTACAGCCGGGACATGTTCCCGCACTGGATCACCCAGTCCGGCACCTGCAACACCCGCGAGGTCGTCCTGAAGCGCGACGGCGTGAACGTCGTCCAGGACGCAAACTGCGCCGCCACCAGCGGCAGCTGGTACTCCCCGTACGACGGCGCCACCTGGTACGCGGCCTCCGACGTCGACATCGACCACGTCGTCCCGCTCGCCGAGGCGTGGCGCTCCGGGGCCTCCTCCTGGACGACGACGCAGCGCCGCTCCTTCGCCAACGACCTGACCCGCCCGCAGCTGATCGCCGTGACGGACAACGTCAACCAGGCCAAGGGCGACAAGGACCCGGGCGACTGGATGCCCCCGCGCACGGCCTACCACTGCACGTACGCGCGCATGTGGGTGCACGTGAAGTACGAGTGGAACCTCGCGGTGGACTCCGCCGAGAAGAGCGCCCTCCAGTCGGTGCTGAACGGCTGCTGA
- a CDS encoding peptidoglycan DD-metalloendopeptidase family protein: MFRRFAAVARTSTLAAALALGVTALPASAATAAAPAQPASPARPAADHGPAPAVTEHLRGKARTAMRAGTATEPRVGVKRRAGDWAFGTAVLATAPGSPELPQGWLFVAHRDNGAWKVALEGEPGFTGLAAEAEPVLKAAERRALAATGSTGPGAPDPDPGTTGTTGTTEGGMTPQLAGGDYRTGMALPFTVGQTWYMTSGPHGWSGSGTPWSSLDFAGGDQVVRAARGGTAYTMCKGWVRVVHDRGYATDYYHLVSNINVDGAAVAAGAYLGYTGNDVTCGGSSTGRHVHFALRQNGAYVGIAGHDFGRWRPENGGSAYAGSALHGSRRVAAGGQLYNYGALGFNQGIIDTNGSGTTLNKRSGPGTGYAVVGSVADGVGVTVSCSKNGTTHTGRFGSTALWNRLSDGTWVSDAYMWTGVNGPVSGYC, from the coding sequence ATGTTCAGACGGTTCGCAGCCGTCGCGCGCACGTCCACCCTCGCCGCCGCCCTGGCCCTCGGCGTGACAGCCCTCCCGGCGAGCGCCGCCACCGCCGCCGCCCCCGCTCAACCGGCCTCCCCCGCGCGGCCCGCGGCCGACCACGGCCCCGCGCCCGCCGTCACGGAGCACCTGCGCGGCAAGGCGCGCACGGCCATGAGGGCCGGCACCGCCACCGAGCCCCGCGTCGGCGTCAAGCGCCGGGCGGGCGACTGGGCCTTCGGCACCGCCGTCCTCGCCACGGCACCCGGCTCCCCCGAACTGCCGCAGGGCTGGCTGTTCGTCGCGCACCGCGACAACGGCGCGTGGAAGGTCGCCCTGGAGGGAGAACCGGGCTTCACCGGCCTGGCCGCCGAGGCCGAACCGGTCCTCAAGGCCGCCGAGCGCCGCGCCCTCGCCGCCACCGGCTCCACCGGCCCCGGCGCCCCCGACCCCGACCCCGGCACCACCGGCACCACCGGCACCACCGAGGGCGGCATGACCCCCCAGCTCGCCGGCGGCGACTACCGCACCGGCATGGCGCTGCCCTTCACGGTCGGCCAGACCTGGTACATGACCAGCGGCCCGCACGGCTGGTCCGGGTCCGGGACGCCCTGGAGCTCCCTGGACTTCGCGGGCGGCGACCAGGTCGTGCGCGCGGCGCGCGGCGGCACCGCGTACACCATGTGCAAGGGCTGGGTCCGGGTCGTCCACGACCGCGGCTACGCCACGGACTACTACCACCTGGTGAGCAACATCAACGTGGACGGCGCCGCCGTCGCCGCGGGCGCGTACCTCGGCTACACGGGCAACGACGTGACCTGCGGCGGCTCCTCCACCGGCCGCCACGTCCACTTCGCCCTGCGGCAGAACGGCGCCTACGTCGGCATCGCGGGGCACGACTTCGGCCGCTGGCGCCCGGAGAACGGCGGCTCCGCCTACGCCGGGTCCGCGCTGCACGGCAGCCGCCGCGTCGCCGCGGGCGGCCAGCTCTACAACTACGGCGCCCTCGGCTTCAACCAGGGCATCATCGACACGAACGGCAGCGGCACGACGCTGAACAAGCGCAGCGGTCCGGGTACGGGCTACGCCGTCGTGGGGTCGGTCGCCGACGGCGTCGGGGTCACGGTCTCCTGCTCCAAGAACGGCACCACCCACACCGGCCGGTTCGGCAGCACCGCCCTGTGGAACCGGCTCTCCGACGGCACGTGGGTGAGCGACGCCTACATGTGGACCGGCGTGAACGGCCCCGTGAGCGGCTACTGCTGA
- a CDS encoding DUF5753 domain-containing protein has product MNIKELDPDSSPQAAFGARLRRLRGERGWTQDELGDRMGYSSTGRKMPTLRLARRADAALSTGDTFEREWREMRHGSLLEGFPEFLEHESRAAEIRLYEVGVMPGLLQTPDYAAVLADSAVRRGSITPEQAEERVALVAERQASLNRTPPPMVFVVLDESCLRRPVGEPAVMKEQVQRLIEFAEQPNTVLQVAPFDMGTRRPFDLPITLLTLPDRSLVSYAESAQRGHLERESTSVVPLLTAYHQLQAEAPSQASSVAMIKTLRKGTP; this is encoded by the coding sequence TTGAACATCAAGGAGTTGGACCCGGACAGCTCCCCACAAGCGGCGTTCGGGGCCCGTCTGCGCAGGCTGCGCGGTGAGCGCGGCTGGACGCAGGACGAGTTGGGCGACCGGATGGGGTACTCCAGCACTGGTCGCAAGATGCCGACCTTGCGCCTCGCGCGCCGCGCGGACGCGGCGTTGAGCACGGGCGACACCTTCGAGCGCGAGTGGCGCGAGATGCGGCACGGCTCGCTGCTGGAGGGGTTCCCGGAGTTCCTTGAGCATGAGAGCCGCGCAGCGGAGATCCGGTTGTACGAGGTCGGTGTCATGCCGGGCCTGTTGCAGACCCCTGACTACGCCGCCGTACTGGCGGATAGCGCCGTGCGGCGCGGCTCGATCACCCCCGAGCAAGCGGAGGAGCGTGTCGCACTCGTCGCGGAGCGGCAGGCTTCGCTCAATCGGACACCACCGCCCATGGTCTTCGTAGTGCTGGACGAAAGCTGCCTCCGTCGGCCGGTCGGGGAACCGGCAGTCATGAAAGAGCAGGTACAGCGGCTGATCGAGTTCGCCGAACAGCCGAACACCGTCCTTCAAGTGGCCCCGTTCGACATGGGAACACGACGCCCGTTCGATCTGCCGATAACGCTGCTGACCCTGCCGGACCGCTCGCTCGTGTCGTACGCGGAGTCTGCTCAGCGAGGCCACCTAGAACGCGAAAGCACCTCTGTCGTACCGCTGTTGACGGCCTACCATCAACTGCAGGCCGAGGCGCCGTCGCAGGCGTCCTCCGTAGCCATGATCAAGACGTTACGAAAGGGCACCCCGTGA
- a CDS encoding DUF397 domain-containing protein, with protein MTTESPHWFKSSYSNNGGQCIEIRSDLAASHGLVPVRDSKNPTGPALTVPTHAFAAFVAGVKDGRIGTF; from the coding sequence GTGACGACCGAGTCCCCCCACTGGTTCAAGTCCTCCTACAGCAACAACGGTGGCCAGTGCATCGAGATCCGCAGCGACCTCGCCGCCTCCCACGGCCTCGTCCCCGTCCGCGACTCCAAGAACCCCACCGGCCCCGCCCTCACCGTCCCCACCCACGCCTTCGCCGCCTTCGTTGCAGGCGTCAAGGACGGCCGGATCGGAACGTTCTGA
- a CDS encoding DUF397 domain-containing protein: MTTTTDSPHWFKSSYSDNGGACIEIRSDLAASHGLVPVRDSKNPTGPALTVPTHAFAAFVAGVKGGTV; this comes from the coding sequence GTGACGACCACGACCGATTCGCCCCACTGGTTCAAGTCCTCCTACAGCGACAACGGTGGCGCCTGCATCGAGATCCGCAGCGACCTCGCCGCCTCCCACGGCCTCGTCCCCGTCCGCGACTCCAAGAACCCCACCGGCCCCGCCCTCACCGTCCCCACCCACGCCTTCGCCGCCTTCGTGGCGGGCGTCAAGGGCGGCACCGTCTGA
- a CDS encoding alkaline phosphatase D family protein, with protein MGTGLRLGPLLRYVEWPDATGVAYRPAATVWVEADGPGTAEVRCADGAGGSARTFQVAGHHYALVPVTGLTPGTTTAYEVLLDGQRVWPLPDSPFPPSTVTVPEGPGAPLRVTFGSCRWAATGAVGRHPAGADALGALAAKLAADPAAERPDVLLLLGDQVYADKPSEATREWMAGRRDLAEPPGEQVADYEEYTRIYQESWLDPQVRWLLSTVPSMMIFDDHDVIDDWNTSAAWLAGMRAMPWWRERLLSGLMAYWVHQHLGNLSPSELAVDPLYARVRAVPDGTAALRRFAAEADADPARVRWSYRRDLGRTRLVMVDTRAARVLDEQKRAMLGEEDARWVGEQMLEGREGRDHLLVGSSLPWLLPPLVHDAERWSAALCRGERGERWARTGESLRRLSDLEHWAAFPESFAWLTGLLTEAGRGPDGPATVSVLSGDVHHAYVAEADLPGTRAHVLQMTCSPIHQRIPYALRLGFRFGWSRAGRWLGRALARHGRAGGSGPGWSRAGGPWFGNQLMTLTLQGRSAGLRVELARRDGRLVTTHERAWG; from the coding sequence ATGGGCACCGGACTGCGGCTGGGACCGCTGCTGAGATACGTGGAGTGGCCGGACGCGACCGGGGTCGCGTACCGCCCCGCCGCGACCGTGTGGGTCGAGGCCGACGGGCCCGGCACCGCCGAGGTGCGGTGCGCCGACGGCGCGGGCGGGAGCGCCCGTACGTTCCAGGTGGCCGGGCACCACTACGCGCTGGTCCCGGTCACGGGCCTGACACCGGGCACCACTACGGCGTACGAGGTGCTGCTCGACGGGCAGCGGGTCTGGCCGCTGCCCGACTCACCGTTCCCGCCGAGCACGGTGACCGTGCCGGAGGGGCCGGGGGCGCCCCTGCGGGTCACGTTCGGCTCGTGCCGCTGGGCCGCCACGGGCGCCGTGGGCCGCCACCCCGCCGGGGCCGACGCCCTCGGGGCGCTCGCCGCCAAGCTGGCCGCCGACCCGGCCGCCGAGCGCCCCGACGTCCTGCTCCTGCTGGGCGACCAGGTGTACGCCGACAAGCCGTCCGAGGCGACCAGGGAGTGGATGGCCGGGCGGCGGGACCTGGCCGAGCCGCCGGGCGAGCAGGTGGCGGACTACGAGGAGTACACCCGGATCTACCAGGAGTCCTGGCTCGACCCGCAGGTCCGCTGGCTGCTCTCCACCGTGCCCAGCATGATGATCTTCGACGACCACGACGTGATCGACGACTGGAACACCAGCGCCGCCTGGCTGGCCGGGATGCGCGCCATGCCCTGGTGGCGCGAGCGGCTGCTGAGCGGCCTGATGGCGTACTGGGTCCACCAGCACCTGGGCAACCTGTCGCCGTCCGAGCTGGCCGTCGACCCGCTGTACGCGCGGGTGCGGGCGGTGCCCGACGGCACGGCGGCGCTCCGCCGGTTCGCCGCCGAGGCGGACGCCGACCCGGCGCGCGTGCGGTGGAGCTACCGGCGGGACCTCGGCCGCACCCGCCTGGTGATGGTGGACACCCGCGCGGCCCGCGTCCTGGACGAGCAGAAGCGGGCCATGCTCGGCGAGGAGGACGCCCGCTGGGTGGGCGAGCAGATGCTGGAGGGCCGCGAGGGCCGGGACCACCTGCTGGTCGGCAGCTCCCTGCCGTGGCTGCTGCCGCCGCTGGTGCACGACGCCGAGCGGTGGAGCGCCGCGCTCTGCCGGGGCGAGCGGGGCGAGCGCTGGGCGCGGACCGGGGAGTCGCTGCGCCGCCTGTCGGACCTGGAGCACTGGGCGGCGTTCCCGGAGTCGTTCGCGTGGCTGACGGGGCTGCTGACCGAGGCGGGGCGGGGGCCGGACGGCCCGGCGACGGTGTCGGTCCTGTCGGGGGACGTGCACCACGCGTACGTGGCGGAGGCGGACCTGCCCGGTACGCGGGCCCACGTGCTCCAGATGACGTGCTCGCCGATCCACCAGCGCATCCCGTACGCCCTGCGGCTCGGCTTCCGCTTCGGCTGGAGCCGCGCGGGGCGGTGGCTCGGGCGGGCGCTGGCGCGGCACGGCCGGGCGGGTGGCTCCGGACCCGGATGGAGCAGGGCCGGCGGGCCGTGGTTCGGCAACCAGCTGATGACGCTGACGCTCCAGGGCCGTTCGGCGGGGCTGCGGGTGGAGCTGGCCCGCCGGGACGGGCGGCTCGTGACGACCCACGAGCGCGCCTGGGGTTGA